A single Anaerolineae bacterium DNA region contains:
- a CDS encoding semialdehyde dehydrogenase: MTTVALFGAGGKMGCRITDNLMRHPAYRMLYVETGPAGLEQLKERGLSATPYAESVPEADAIVLAVPDALVGFVASEQAVPLARPGTLVVCLDPAAPFAGVLPARSDVTYFVTHPCHPSVFLRSADPSVLDDYFGGVRAPQHIVCALMQGPEPDYARGEALARDMFAPVLNAYRVTVEQMALLEPALSETVAATCLTVVREAMDEAIRRGVPAEAAREFLLGHIRINLAMFFGVIDTPLSDGAQLAVARAKKELFRPDWKRVFEPEALLESIRAITQAESAGRARRR; this comes from the coding sequence ATGACCACCGTAGCTCTGTTCGGTGCCGGCGGCAAGATGGGGTGCCGCATAACCGACAACCTGATGCGTCACCCGGCCTACCGGATGCTCTACGTCGAGACGGGACCGGCCGGCCTGGAGCAGCTCAAGGAGAGGGGCCTCTCGGCCACGCCTTACGCTGAGTCCGTCCCTGAGGCCGACGCCATCGTCCTGGCCGTGCCGGACGCCCTGGTCGGCTTCGTCGCCTCGGAGCAGGCGGTGCCTCTGGCCCGTCCGGGGACGCTGGTCGTCTGTCTGGATCCAGCAGCGCCCTTTGCCGGGGTACTGCCTGCCCGCAGCGATGTCACCTACTTCGTCACCCACCCCTGCCATCCCTCTGTCTTCTTGCGCTCCGCTGACCCCAGCGTCCTGGACGACTACTTCGGCGGCGTGAGGGCTCCTCAGCACATCGTCTGCGCCCTGATGCAGGGCCCCGAGCCCGACTACGCCCGGGGCGAGGCCCTGGCGAGGGACATGTTCGCCCCCGTGCTCAATGCCTACCGGGTGACGGTGGAGCAGATGGCCCTCCTGGAGCCGGCGCTGTCGGAGACGGTGGCTGCTACCTGCCTCACCGTGGTGCGGGAGGCCATGGACGAAGCCATCCGCCGGGGCGTACCGGCGGAGGCGGCACGCGAGTTCCTGCTCGGCCACATCCGCATCAACCTGGCCATGTTCTTCGGTGTCATAGACACTCCCCTATCGGACGGGGCCCAGCTGGCCGTGGCCCGCGCCAAGAAGGAGCTGTTCCGGCCTGACTGGAAGCGGGTGTTCGAGCCCGAGGCCCTGCTGGAGAGCATCCGGGCTATCACTCAAGCCGAGTCGGCGGGCAGAGCACGGCGACGATGA
- a CDS encoding sugar phosphate isomerase/epimerase — protein sequence MRLGVGSYTFPWAIGVPGYPPPRPMTASELLDRAHDLGVGVVQICENLPLHRLSPSALDSLASRARHLGIALEVGTRGIQPDHLLAYLDLARRLESPIVRTVTDTADRQPSDEEVVDALRRVAPAFEAARVSLAIENHGRHSAARLVRLLEAVGSLYVGICLDTTNSLGVLERPEETVAVLAPWAVNLHLKDYTIRRLDYQFGYVISGCPVGAGLLDVPAVLDRLRQAERDVNVIVELWTPPEPSLAETVAKQERWAEESVAYLQPLVETRGSAG from the coding sequence ATGAGGCTAGGCGTCGGCTCCTACACCTTTCCCTGGGCCATCGGGGTGCCTGGTTACCCGCCGCCCCGCCCCATGACCGCGTCGGAACTGCTCGACCGGGCTCACGACCTGGGCGTCGGTGTGGTCCAGATCTGCGAGAACCTCCCTCTCCACCGCCTATCTCCTTCGGCCCTGGATTCGCTGGCAAGCCGGGCCCGCCATCTCGGCATCGCGCTGGAGGTGGGCACTCGGGGCATCCAGCCCGACCACCTCCTGGCTTATCTCGACCTGGCGCGACGGCTGGAATCGCCCATCGTCCGCACCGTGACCGACACTGCCGACCGGCAGCCGTCCGACGAGGAGGTGGTGGACGCGCTACGTCGGGTGGCGCCCGCCTTCGAGGCCGCCCGGGTATCGCTGGCGATCGAGAACCACGGGCGCCACTCAGCCGCCCGTCTGGTGCGCTTGCTCGAGGCGGTGGGCAGCCTGTACGTGGGCATCTGCCTGGACACCACCAACTCGCTGGGGGTCTTGGAGCGGCCCGAGGAGACAGTCGCGGTTCTGGCGCCGTGGGCGGTGAACCTCCACCTGAAGGACTACACCATCCGACGGCTGGACTACCAGTTCGGCTACGTCATCAGCGGGTGCCCCGTCGGGGCCGGCCTGCTGGACGTCCCGGCTGTCCTGGACCGATTGCGCCAGGCCGAGCGAGACGTCAACGTGATAGTGGAGCTGTGGACCCCACCCGAGCCGTCCCTCGCCGAGACAGTCGCCAAGCAGGAACGTTGGGCAGAAGAGAGCGTGGCCTACCTACAACCTCTGGTGGAGACTCGCGGGTCTGCCGGCTGA
- a CDS encoding winged helix DNA-binding domain-containing protein, whose protein sequence is MPARSGDDGEPAAATLTWEQVLAWRMRRQHLDRRAPRGEMLAVAGDICGLHAQLMSSAELALWARVADLEGGAMQRALWQDRALVKAWAMRGTLHLLPSAEYPTWQAALSTYRHPERGYWQRYFGVTPEQLERLLEVIPLALDGPPLTREELADAVASLTGSPELGSRLRGGWGSLLKPASYLGYLCFADSVGNNVRFTRPDRWLPAWHPQDPAGALGAVFRRYLGAKGPATEADLVRWWTGISTARARHLLKGLGEQVVPVSIEGTSAWALVENLPDLLAAGPTGAVRLVPAFDQYVIGAAPDAPELLLPPAMRARVYRPQAWISPVLLADGRMEATWRHERKRSQVSVTIEPFRPLPPWVRQGAEREAESLAHFLGGRLELTWAS, encoded by the coding sequence GTGCCGGCGAGATCGGGTGATGACGGCGAGCCAGCGGCCGCCACCCTGACTTGGGAGCAGGTGCTGGCCTGGCGCATGCGCCGACAGCACCTGGACCGGCGCGCCCCGCGTGGCGAGATGCTGGCCGTGGCGGGCGACATCTGCGGGCTGCACGCCCAGCTCATGTCCTCGGCCGAGCTGGCGCTCTGGGCCCGGGTTGCCGACCTGGAAGGTGGGGCCATGCAGCGCGCCCTGTGGCAGGACCGGGCCCTAGTGAAGGCCTGGGCCATGCGCGGGACGCTCCACCTCCTGCCGTCGGCGGAGTACCCCACGTGGCAAGCAGCCCTGAGCACCTACCGGCACCCGGAGAGGGGCTACTGGCAGCGCTACTTCGGCGTCACCCCAGAGCAGCTCGAGCGCCTGCTGGAGGTCATCCCCCTCGCTCTGGATGGGCCGCCCCTGACCCGCGAGGAGCTGGCCGACGCAGTCGCTTCTTTGACCGGTTCGCCGGAGCTGGGCAGCAGGCTGCGCGGCGGCTGGGGAAGCCTGCTCAAGCCCGCCTCGTATCTGGGCTACCTCTGCTTCGCCGATAGCGTGGGCAACAACGTCCGCTTCACCCGGCCCGACAGGTGGCTGCCGGCCTGGCACCCCCAGGACCCGGCGGGAGCGCTGGGCGCCGTCTTCCGCCGCTACCTGGGTGCCAAGGGGCCGGCCACGGAGGCGGATCTTGTGCGTTGGTGGACCGGCATCAGCACTGCCCGTGCTCGGCACCTCCTCAAGGGGCTGGGCGAGCAGGTGGTCCCGGTGAGCATCGAGGGAACCTCAGCCTGGGCGCTGGTCGAAAACCTTCCCGACTTGCTGGCGGCCGGCCCTACTGGTGCCGTGCGCCTGGTGCCTGCTTTCGACCAGTACGTCATAGGCGCCGCCCCGGACGCGCCCGAGCTCCTGCTGCCTCCCGCTATGCGCGCCCGCGTGTATCGGCCGCAGGCTTGGATCTCGCCCGTGCTGCTGGCCGACGGCCGCATGGAAGCAACGTGGCGCCACGAACGCAAGCGCAGCCAGGTCAGCGTGACCATCGAGCCCTTCCGCCCCCTGCCCCCGTGGGTGCGTCAGGGGGCGGAGCGCGAAGCGGAAAGCCTGGCTCACTTCCTGGGAGGCAGACTGGAACTGACCTGGGCTTCCTGA
- a CDS encoding NAD-dependent epimerase/dehydratase family protein, producing the protein MGQNGRAKVLIIGGSGFVSGTLARMAVASGHKVWVVTRGQKDVPAGVTALVADRKDGAAFAEAIASANTEWDVVYDCIGYFAEDARQDVEVFRQRTPHLGFISTDFVYDPPRRRVPQPEDTPYYLTDDSYGANKRRCELELINGDTGDMKWTIIRPCHIYGPGSELGCLPKHGRDPELLRRIRDGEALELVGAGYFLQQPIFVRDLAAFFLSMVGNANSYGQIYNMYGPDIIQSRDYYQIIAGVLGTTARIAEIPVDRYREEHPEHVSFLCHRVATLDKMRAHGLAVPSTPIEEGLREHTESKIAEGR; encoded by the coding sequence ATGGGGCAGAATGGGCGCGCTAAGGTACTCATCATCGGCGGCAGCGGCTTCGTGAGCGGCACTCTGGCCCGGATGGCAGTGGCCTCCGGCCACAAGGTATGGGTCGTCACCCGTGGCCAGAAGGACGTCCCCGCCGGCGTCACGGCTTTGGTGGCCGACCGCAAGGACGGCGCGGCTTTCGCCGAGGCGATCGCCTCGGCCAACACCGAGTGGGACGTGGTGTACGACTGCATCGGCTACTTCGCCGAAGACGCCCGCCAGGACGTAGAAGTCTTTCGCCAGCGCACGCCTCACCTCGGCTTCATCTCCACCGACTTCGTCTACGACCCGCCCCGCCGGCGGGTGCCTCAGCCCGAGGATACCCCCTACTACCTCACCGACGATAGCTACGGGGCCAATAAGCGCCGCTGCGAGCTCGAGCTCATCAACGGCGACACCGGCGACATGAAGTGGACCATCATCCGCCCCTGCCACATCTACGGCCCGGGGTCGGAGCTAGGGTGTCTCCCCAAGCACGGCCGGGACCCGGAGTTGCTGCGTCGTATCCGCGACGGAGAGGCCCTGGAGCTGGTGGGCGCCGGCTACTTCCTCCAGCAGCCCATCTTCGTCCGCGACCTGGCCGCCTTCTTTCTCAGCATGGTGGGGAACGCCAACTCCTACGGCCAGATCTACAACATGTACGGCCCCGACATCATCCAGTCCCGCGACTACTACCAGATCATCGCCGGCGTCCTGGGCACTACGGCGCGGATCGCGGAGATCCCGGTGGACCGCTACCGCGAGGAACACCCGGAGCACGTCTCCTTCCTGTGCCATCGGGTCGCCACTCTGGACAAGATGCGGGCTCACGGGCTGGCAGTGCCGAGCACGCCCATCGAGGAGGGCCTGCGGGAGCACACCGAGAGCAAGATCGCCGAAGGACGCTGA
- a CDS encoding 4Fe-4S binding protein, with product MRRRLGTVLAALLAGLAALWLVGERGRFLLPSSRRSIRLMGWSGTFSLTALHGYVYGRWTRQYMAVLRWLLPRLRPRQSRYLADRYHAKVLTAELARSVITLDRDIPLRDLEQVIPYSQARTLVLSGSPDIAVYECACRLSRTRHCEPTQVCLIIGQPFVDFTLDHHPGGARRLTQNEALELLRQEHDRGHVHTAWFKDTALNRFYAICNCCDCCCVGMEAMIRHGIPVMAPSGYLARVEAQRCSGCGTCWGACPFGAIHASDGVAQVEWARCMGCSVCVDRCPTGALILVRDEAKGIPLDVRTLA from the coding sequence GTGAGGAGGAGGCTGGGGACGGTCCTGGCTGCGCTGCTGGCGGGACTGGCAGCCCTCTGGTTGGTGGGGGAACGGGGCCGCTTCCTGCTCCCCTCCAGCCGCCGGAGCATCCGCCTCATGGGCTGGTCGGGAACGTTCAGCCTGACGGCGCTGCACGGCTACGTCTACGGGCGTTGGACCCGCCAGTACATGGCGGTCCTGCGCTGGCTCCTGCCCCGATTAAGGCCTCGGCAGAGCCGATACCTGGCCGACCGGTACCACGCCAAGGTGCTCACCGCCGAGCTGGCCCGGTCCGTCATCACTCTCGATCGAGACATCCCCCTGCGCGACCTGGAGCAGGTGATCCCCTACTCCCAGGCTCGGACTCTGGTGCTGAGCGGATCGCCGGACATCGCGGTGTATGAGTGTGCCTGCCGGCTGTCCCGTACCCGTCACTGCGAGCCCACCCAGGTGTGCCTAATCATCGGCCAGCCCTTCGTGGATTTCACCCTGGACCATCACCCCGGGGGTGCGCGCAGGCTGACCCAGAACGAGGCGCTGGAACTGCTGCGTCAGGAGCACGACCGCGGGCACGTTCACACTGCCTGGTTCAAGGACACAGCCCTGAACCGGTTCTACGCCATCTGCAACTGCTGCGATTGCTGCTGCGTGGGCATGGAAGCCATGATCCGCCACGGCATCCCGGTGATGGCGCCCTCAGGCTACCTGGCCCGGGTGGAGGCCCAGCGATGCTCGGGCTGCGGCACCTGCTGGGGAGCCTGTCCCTTCGGCGCCATCCACGCCAGCGACGGCGTGGCGCAGGTGGAATGGGCCCGGTGCATGGGCTGCTCCGTGTGCGTGGACCGCTGCCCTACCGGGGCCCTCATTCTGGTCCGCGATGAGGCCAAGGGCATCCCCCTGGACGTCCGGACGCTCGCTTAG
- a CDS encoding M42 family metallopeptidase, with protein sequence MDQTERLLKELSEAHGVPGYEGEVRALVRRLAEPVSTIEQDRIGSLICRQGQSGPRVMLAAHLDEIGFMVHHVGDDGMLRFLPLGGWWDQVLLGQRVTVKTHKGDLTGVIGAKPPHLLPPDERKKLVERKDMYIDIGATSKETATEAGVRPGDPVVPVGAFEVLAGGKAYMGKAFDDRAGVALMLDLLQHFAQAPHPNVLYAVGTVMEEVGTRGAKTSAELVDPDVALILEVDLCGDLPGIQPQEAATKLGGGPSLWLLDARMIPNLKLRDLIIETAGELGIPLQFSAYTGAAADGAMIHMHHAGVPTVVLGVPVRHVHSQAGIMHRDDYDNMLKLLIAVVGKLDAETVAAL encoded by the coding sequence ATGGATCAGACGGAGAGACTCCTCAAAGAGCTGAGCGAAGCCCACGGAGTGCCGGGCTACGAGGGTGAAGTGCGGGCGCTTGTGCGCCGACTGGCCGAGCCCGTCTCCACCATCGAGCAGGACCGCATCGGCTCACTCATCTGCCGGCAAGGCCAGTCCGGCCCGCGGGTGATGCTGGCGGCACACCTGGACGAGATCGGCTTCATGGTGCACCACGTAGGCGACGACGGCATGCTCCGCTTCTTGCCCCTAGGCGGCTGGTGGGACCAGGTACTCCTGGGCCAGCGGGTGACGGTGAAGACGCACAAGGGCGACCTGACCGGCGTCATCGGGGCCAAGCCGCCCCATCTGTTGCCCCCGGACGAGCGCAAGAAGCTGGTCGAGCGCAAGGACATGTACATAGACATCGGAGCCACCTCGAAGGAGACGGCCACTGAGGCCGGGGTGCGCCCGGGGGACCCGGTGGTGCCGGTGGGGGCCTTCGAGGTGCTTGCCGGGGGCAAGGCCTACATGGGCAAGGCGTTCGACGACCGCGCCGGAGTGGCCCTGATGCTGGATCTGCTGCAGCACTTCGCCCAGGCGCCGCACCCCAACGTGCTTTACGCCGTGGGCACGGTGATGGAGGAGGTAGGCACTCGAGGGGCCAAGACCAGCGCCGAACTAGTGGATCCGGACGTGGCCCTGATCCTGGAAGTGGACTTGTGCGGTGACCTGCCCGGCATCCAGCCCCAGGAGGCAGCCACCAAGCTGGGAGGGGGCCCATCTCTGTGGCTGCTGGACGCCCGCATGATCCCCAACCTCAAGCTTCGCGACCTGATCATCGAGACAGCAGGCGAGCTGGGCATACCCTTGCAGTTCTCCGCCTACACCGGGGCGGCAGCCGACGGGGCCATGATTCACATGCACCACGCCGGGGTGCCCACCGTGGTACTGGGGGTGCCGGTCCGGCACGTGCACAGTCAGGCTGGCATCATGCACCGTGATGACTACGACAACATGCTCAAGCTGCTCATCGCCGTGGTAGGCAAGCTGGACGCGGAGACCGTGGCGGCCCTGTGA
- a CDS encoding DUF3604 domain-containing protein, producing the protein MTEPMDEGLNLYWGDMHTNVHHHHMPSLEDTFAAALAHLDFFPIAYYPFYYYQAAGKLQVETVGQRDQFLEDWEEVLRQVERHNDPGRFVTFAGYEWHGDRRFYGDHNVFYFGRGPLTAAQSLPHLYAHLRRARGIAIPHHTAYQVGERGKDWHYHEDDLSPFAEIYSSHGSSEGCNTPFTLERNQDMAPRVSGGSIQDGLAHGYRIGIMASSDSHNGYPGPWGSGLMGVYAAELSRPALWEAFLQRRVFGVTGDRMALAFRLNGHFMGSDIRAHPPMEITGTVVGSDAIDRIELLRDNRVVHTLCHADRWEVPQGGGPHRLKLRLQCGWGLSPRYGVRAEPRTWRGVTEVDRGRIISCEGLFTDFGQSFTQEGERSVSWQLTTPPRESGRSNVQGMVFEIEAPLSAHVRIQVGDEDWGFHVSEAFHRSRVVTFQHQTREEVQTLLGVGQLSEVENLGDVLWHNSAKMKAHLAVPEAAYRVPFTFVDEEVPPGRHWYYLRVAQLNGQMAWSSPVWVEVPEDRG; encoded by the coding sequence TTGACCGAACCCATGGACGAAGGGCTCAACCTCTACTGGGGCGACATGCACACCAACGTGCATCATCACCACATGCCCAGTCTGGAGGATACCTTCGCCGCCGCCCTCGCTCATCTGGACTTCTTTCCCATCGCCTATTACCCCTTCTACTACTACCAGGCCGCCGGTAAGCTTCAGGTGGAGACAGTCGGCCAGCGGGACCAGTTCCTCGAGGACTGGGAGGAAGTCTTGCGCCAGGTGGAGCGGCACAACGACCCGGGCCGCTTCGTCACTTTCGCCGGCTATGAGTGGCACGGCGACCGCCGGTTCTACGGGGATCACAACGTCTTCTACTTCGGTCGCGGGCCCCTCACTGCGGCTCAGTCCCTCCCTCACCTGTACGCCCACCTGCGGCGGGCGCGCGGCATCGCCATCCCACACCACACCGCCTACCAGGTGGGCGAGCGGGGCAAAGACTGGCACTACCACGAGGACGACCTCAGCCCCTTCGCCGAGATCTACTCCTCCCACGGATCTTCCGAAGGGTGCAACACGCCCTTCACCCTCGAGCGGAACCAGGACATGGCCCCCCGGGTGTCCGGAGGCTCTATCCAAGACGGCCTGGCCCACGGCTACCGGATCGGCATCATGGCCTCCAGCGACAGCCACAACGGCTACCCGGGCCCCTGGGGCAGCGGCCTCATGGGCGTGTACGCGGCGGAGCTATCCCGGCCGGCCCTGTGGGAGGCGTTCCTGCAGCGGCGTGTCTTCGGTGTCACCGGCGACCGGATGGCCCTAGCGTTCCGCCTCAACGGACACTTCATGGGCAGCGATATCCGCGCTCACCCCCCTATGGAGATCACCGGCACCGTCGTAGGCAGCGACGCCATTGACCGGATCGAGCTCCTGCGCGACAACCGCGTGGTGCACACCCTGTGTCACGCCGACCGATGGGAAGTGCCTCAGGGCGGGGGGCCCCACCGCCTGAAGCTGCGGCTACAGTGCGGCTGGGGCCTGAGTCCCCGTTACGGGGTGCGCGCCGAGCCCCGGACCTGGCGGGGCGTCACCGAGGTGGATCGGGGGCGCATCATCTCTTGCGAGGGCCTCTTCACCGACTTTGGCCAATCCTTCACCCAAGAAGGCGAGCGATCGGTCTCCTGGCAGCTCACCACCCCACCGCGAGAGAGCGGGCGGAGCAACGTGCAGGGGATGGTCTTCGAGATCGAAGCACCTCTGAGCGCCCACGTTCGCATCCAGGTGGGCGATGAGGACTGGGGCTTTCACGTCTCCGAAGCCTTCCATCGGTCGCGGGTGGTGACCTTCCAGCACCAGACGAGGGAAGAGGTACAGACGCTACTGGGAGTCGGCCAGCTTTCGGAGGTAGAGAACCTGGGAGACGTCCTGTGGCACAACTCCGCTAAGATGAAGGCGCACCTGGCGGTGCCTGAGGCCGCGTACCGGGTGCCCTTCACGTTTGTAGACGAAGAGGTGCCGCCCGGGCGGCACTGGTACTACCTGCGTGTGGCGCAGCTAAACGGCCAGATGGCATGGTCGTCACCCGTCTGGGTGGAAGTTCCGGAAGATCGGGGATAG
- a CDS encoding LysM peptidoglycan-binding domain-containing protein gives MAGDTGVGLLALVKRGEETTVFLNGIPLTSVTVTRSALSALAQEWVPELDPLAAWVSDVSLATVVRLPMGREQPVDLARRLEPLDLAGERPNVIELGATVAPDGRLLSLGGIAAEDLGLSLVLFDPSLLQGLPISDLGLDELEVVVLGNGTGVRVHGEEWLLLGWSPEDLLANAEDLAGMAGLVLRPQDRQIAELAAEWLADSRVRADLFLAAEPRDKDLLVRLGRPVEVEVRDGGLYVEDLGTGFVLDPVSLRYVERLGPVGLAWEGERMELRSSLGNRPMPVLRLDPAFVPTAASAFAGDMLPWDALGTLLAHTSLSAQVIYEGAPTPDPGALKHQPEPARALGEVTVPVTICRTDGRLAVYGEPLPLQVLGMGIPETIRYYVGLLGEGVRALSVGIGAPGVDLGINGAHAHLEWDETTRGNVLDLLLDVAATDFGLPPVLTSDVGRRGVDMLFGLLSHFAVGVDIVLTDEPLPPGTLEGLMGLRVAAPTEPLVVAPSETPTPEPTVAPPATSTPTPSPTPAPTATPQPTATPEPTATPEPTATPTPTPEPTATPEPTETPTPEPVTYTVQPGDNLTRIARQHGVTLEALIEANEIENPDLINVGQVLIIPPAE, from the coding sequence ATGGCCGGGGACACCGGCGTAGGGCTGCTCGCCCTGGTCAAGCGAGGTGAGGAGACCACCGTCTTTCTCAACGGCATTCCCCTCACGTCCGTTACTGTCACCCGTTCCGCCTTGAGTGCCCTGGCGCAGGAGTGGGTACCGGAGCTGGACCCCCTGGCTGCCTGGGTGAGCGATGTCAGCCTGGCCACGGTGGTGCGATTGCCCATGGGTCGAGAGCAGCCAGTGGACCTGGCCCGGCGGCTGGAGCCTCTGGATCTGGCGGGAGAGCGCCCGAACGTAATCGAGCTTGGCGCCACCGTCGCTCCTGATGGCCGCTTGCTCTCGTTGGGTGGGATAGCAGCCGAAGATCTAGGGCTGAGCCTGGTGCTGTTCGATCCCTCTTTGCTTCAGGGACTGCCGATCTCCGACCTGGGCCTAGATGAGCTCGAGGTGGTGGTCCTGGGCAACGGTACCGGCGTCAGGGTCCACGGCGAGGAATGGCTGCTGCTGGGGTGGAGCCCCGAGGATCTCTTGGCCAACGCCGAGGACTTGGCCGGGATGGCTGGACTGGTCCTCCGTCCCCAGGACCGGCAGATCGCCGAGTTGGCGGCAGAGTGGCTAGCGGACAGCCGAGTCCGGGCGGATCTCTTCTTGGCAGCTGAGCCCCGCGACAAGGACTTGCTCGTCCGTTTGGGCCGTCCGGTAGAAGTCGAAGTACGGGATGGCGGCCTGTACGTGGAGGACCTTGGCACCGGCTTCGTCCTCGATCCTGTAAGTCTGCGGTACGTGGAGCGTCTGGGCCCGGTGGGCCTGGCCTGGGAAGGCGAGAGAATGGAGCTCCGCTCCTCCCTAGGCAATCGGCCCATGCCCGTGCTCCGCTTGGACCCGGCGTTCGTGCCCACGGCTGCTTCGGCTTTCGCGGGGGACATGCTCCCCTGGGATGCCCTGGGGACCCTGCTGGCGCACACCAGCCTCTCCGCTCAGGTGATCTACGAGGGCGCTCCCACGCCGGATCCGGGGGCGCTCAAGCACCAGCCTGAGCCTGCTCGTGCTCTGGGAGAGGTCACCGTGCCCGTTACCATTTGCCGCACGGACGGAAGGCTGGCGGTATACGGCGAGCCCTTGCCGCTGCAAGTGCTGGGGATGGGCATACCGGAGACGATTCGCTACTACGTCGGGCTGCTGGGCGAAGGTGTGCGGGCCCTCTCGGTGGGGATCGGCGCACCCGGGGTGGATCTAGGTATCAATGGTGCCCACGCCCACCTGGAATGGGATGAGACCACCCGCGGCAATGTGCTGGACCTCCTGCTGGACGTGGCTGCCACCGACTTCGGCCTGCCGCCGGTGCTCACTTCGGACGTCGGGCGGAGGGGGGTGGACATGTTGTTCGGTCTCCTCAGCCATTTTGCCGTGGGAGTGGACATCGTCCTCACCGATGAGCCCCTGCCCCCGGGCACGCTGGAAGGCCTGATGGGATTGCGAGTGGCCGCCCCGACCGAACCGCTGGTGGTGGCTCCCTCGGAGACGCCCACTCCCGAACCGACGGTTGCTCCCCCCGCCACGAGCACGCCTACGCCCAGCCCCACGCCGGCACCTACGGCCACACCGCAGCCAACGGCTACGCCGGAGCCGACGGCGACGCCCGAGCCTACCGCTACGCCCACTCCTACGCCGGAGCCGACGGCCACGCCCGAACCTACGGAGACGCCTACCCCGGAGCCTGTGACCTACACTGTGCAGCCAGGGGACAACTTGACCCGCATAGCCCGGCAGCATGGGGTCACTCTGGAAGCGCTCATCGAGGCTAACGAGATCGAGAACCCAGACCTGATCAACGTGGGTCAGGTGCTTATCATCCCACCGGCCGAGTAG